The genomic window CGTCACGGATCTCCTGCTCCATCCGGGCGAGGATCTCCTCAATGCGTGCAATATCTTCAGGCGTGCGCCGCTCCGCGGCGAGCTTCGCTACCGGCGGCTCCACGATGAGCCTCACCTCGATGAGGGCGAGCTGGAGGTTCTCGTCCATGAGGAACTCGAGCCCCAGTGGGTCTTCCTGGAGTCCGGGGGTCCGGGAGACGTAGGTGCCCTTCCCCCGGACGATCTCTATGATGTTCTGTGAGACGAGGGTCTTTATCGCCTCCCTGATGGTGGGGCGGCTCACGCCGAAGAGCTGCGCGAGCTCGATCTCGTTGGGAAGTTTTTCTCCGGGGTTGAGCTTTTTCCGGCGGATGAGGTCCTTGATATGATCCGCTATCTCCCGTGAGAGGTGGGTCTTCGCGTTCACCCGTCTGTACATGCATCCTCCACTGGTATGGTAGAACCTCTCGAAGGCATGATCAAGGAGGGGGAGCGTCCGGGCTGAGGAGGGCGCTTGCCCGAGGTGACTGTTTTTACTATTTTTAGCATACGCTAAAAACCTTCGTGTAAGGAGGAGATGATGAGCCGCCGCCTGGCCGGGCTTCTTCTCATCGGCATGCTTGCGCTCGCAGGATGCGGGCGAGGACAGGACGAGAGGGCCGATGCGTCCTCCTCTGTGAGGGTGGCGGTCTCGCTCTTTCCCTACTACGACCTCGCACGCCGCGTAGGAGGCGATGCGGTGAAGGTCCACCTCCTCCTCCCGTGGGGCGCGAGCCCTCATGGATACGAGCCCACGCCTCGTGACATACAGGTGGTGCAGTCTGCGCAGTATGTGATCTACACCAGCGAGGAGCTCGAGCCGTGGATGGAGAGGCTCACCCGCGCCCTCCCCGAGAAGGTGGAGGTGCTCACCCTGGAGGATGTCGCAGGCGGAGGGCTCCATCCTGTCGAGGAGGAACATGGGGGGGAGCATGATCACGAGGCCTCGGAGGTCCACCACCATGCCCCCCACCTCTGGCTCGATCCCCTGGCGCTCGAGGGGCTTGCCCGCGCCTATGCCGAGGAGCTCCTACGGGCCATGCCCGATCGCGAGGAGGAGATAAGGTCCCGGCTCTCGGCCTACCTCGAGGGCCTGGAGGTCCTCGATCGGAGGATGAGAGAGCTGGTGGATGCTGCGCCCCGGCGAACGGTGGTCTTCGCCGGCCACAGGATGCTCGATGCATGGGCCGCACGGTACGGGGTTCAGGTGGTCTATCCCTTCGAGAGCGCCTCCCCTTCGGCCGAGGTCCTCCCCCGCCAGGTGAGGGAGGTGCTCGGACACGTCCTTGAAGAAGAGGGTGCTCCCGGCGTACTCTACGAAGCGGTCTCAGAGGTGAGGCTCGGCGGGTTCCTCGAGGCCGAGGGTATCGCGGTGTATCCTTTCTACGGGCTGCACACCCTCCCCAAGGAGATGGCCGAGGAGGGGTATGGGTACGTGGAGGTGTGGGAGATGAATCTCGATTCCCTCAGGAAGGTGCTGTATGGCGCCGCTGATTGAGGTGCGGGGCCTTGCCGCTGGCTACGGCACGCAGGAGGTCCTCACCGACGTGTCCTTTTCGGTGGAGGAGGGGGAGTTCCTCGTCATCCTCGGCCCCAACGGATCGGGGAAGACCACCCTCGTCCGCACCCTCCTGGGGTTCGTCCGTCCGATGGGGGGGGATGTCCGTTTCGCGACGAAGGGCCTCCGCATAGGCTATGTGCCCCAGGACGTGGACACCCGTGCCCAGTTCCCGGCCACCGTGGAGGAAGTGGTGTGTTCCGGCCTCTATACGCGCAGACTGCCGCGACCCGAAGCACGCCGGCGCGTGGAGGAGGTGCTTGGCCTCCTGGGGATACGTGATCTCAGGCGAAAGAGACTCGATGCCCTTTCCGGCGGCCAGCGCCAGCGGACCCTCCTCGCCCGTGCACTGGTGGCCGACCCGGATCTCCTCGTCCTCGACGAGCCGACCGGTGCCCTTGATCCGAGGACGAGGGAGTGCTTCTACCTCACGCTGAGCGAGATCAAGGGGCGCCACCCCGTCACGGTGATCATGGTGACCCACGACGTCACCGGAGTGCTCCCCTATGTACAGAAGGTCCTCCTCCTCGACAGGAGGGTCCAGTTCTTCGGCACGCCCGAGGAGTTTGCGAACCAGGCCGCACAGCACTACTTCTCGCACGGGGAGGTCGCCTGTGACTAGGTGTACGATACGCCGGTACCACGCCTCGAGGGTGCTGCCATGATCGAGCTGCTCTCCCTCGGTTTCGTGCAGAGGGCCTTCCTCACAGGCCTCGCCTTGAGCCTTCCGGCCTCGCTGTTGGGGATGTTCCTCATCCTCCGTCGGTTCTCCATGGTGGGCGACGGTCTCGCACACGTGAGTTTCGCCACCGTGGCCCTGGGCCTCCTCGTGGGGACGCAGCCTTTCATCCTCTCCCTCCCTCTGGTGGTCGCCGCCTCGCTTCTTCTTCTCTTCCTCGTGGAGCGGCGGGGGGCGTACGGGGATGCCGCAGTGGGCATGATCTCCGGTGCTGCGGTGGCCCTTGGGGTGGTGCTCGCGAGCGTGGCGGGCGGGTTCAACGTGGACCTCTTCGCCTACCTCTTCGGGAGCATCCTCACCGTGACGTGGGACGAGGTGTGGATGAGCCTCCTCTGGGCCGCGGTCGTGGTGGCGGGGGTGGTGGTGTGGTATCGCCCCCTCTTCATGGTGACATACGACCCCGAGTTCGCGCAGGTCCAGGGCCTCCCGGTGCGGCGGTACGAGCGGATCCTCATGGTGGCCACCGCAGTCACCGTGGTCCTGGGGATCCGGCTCGTGGGGGTGCTCCTCATCTCGAGCCTCATCGTCTTCCCCGCGAGCTGCGCTTTCCTTCTAAGAAAGGGATTTGCTGCTACCCTCACCGTCACGGCCCTCGTCGGGGTGGGAGGGGTGTTCCTCGGCATGACCGCCTCCCTCGCCTGGAACCTCCCCACCGGCCCGGCCATCGTCCTCGCCTATGCCCTCGTCTTCCTGCTCCTTGCCCTTATCCCCCTTCTCTCCCGGGCAGTGCGCGGCCGGTCGTGAACCCCTTCCCCTTTTGGCCGGTTTTTGCCATCCTGTGAGCCACACCCCTGTGGAGGAGGAGCCATGTCCCTGAGGGAGCGCGCACTCGCCTACCATAGACACCCCGTCCCGGGTAAGCTCGCCGTCAGGCCCACCAAGCCCTGTGAGACCGCCGAGGAGCTCTCGCTCGCCTACACCCCCGGCGTGGCCGAGCCGGTACGCGAAATCGCCCGAAGACCTGAGGCCGTCTACGACTACACCGCCAAGGGGAACCTCGTGGCAGTGATCTCGAACGGCACGGCCATCCTCGGTCTGGGGAACCTGGGGGCCCTCGCGAGCAAGCCCGTCATGGAGGGCAAGGCCGTGCTCTTCAAGCGGTTCGCGGATATCGACGTCTTCGACATAGAGGTGGACACCACCGATCCCGACGAGTTCATCCGCACCGTGAAGCTCATAAGCCCCACCTTCGGGGGGATCAACCTCGAGGACATCAGGGCCCCGGAGTGTTTCTCCATCGAGCGGAGGCTCATCGAGGAGTGTGACATCCCCGTGTTCCACGACGACCAGCACGGTACCGCCATCATCGCGACGGCCGGCCTCCTCAATGCGTGCGAGCTCGCAGGGAAGAGGTTGGAGGAGGTGCGGGTGGTCTTCAACGGTGCCGGAGCGGCGGGAATCTCCTGCGCGCGCATGTTCATAGCGGCCGGAGTGAAGAAGGAACACATCGTGATGTGCGACAGGAAAGGGGTCATCCACACCGGGAGAGACGACCTCTCTCCCGAGAAGGCCGAGTTTGCAGCCGAGACGCCCTTCAGGACACTGGAGGAGGTCCTCAGGGACGCCGATGTCTTCGTGGGACTCTCGGTGGGGGGAGTGCTCAGCCAGGGGATGGTGAGGAGTATGGCGAAGAGCCCCATCATCTTCGCCATGGCGAACCCCGATCCCGAGATCTCCTATCCCGAAGCCAAGGCGGTGCGGCCCGACCTCATCATGGCCACCGGCCGGAGCGACTTTCCCAACCAGATCAATAACGTGTTGGGCTTTCCCTTCATCTTCCGTGGAGCACTCGACGTTCGGGCGACCCGGATCACCGAAGGCATGAAGATGGCGGCGGCACGTGCCCTCGCTGAACTCGCCCGCGAGCCGGTACCCGAGGAGGTCTCCCGGGCTTACGGGGGGGAGCGATTCACGTTCGGCCCTGAGTACATCGTGCCCAAACCCTTCGATCCGCGGGTGATCGCCTACGAGTCCGTGGCAGTGGCCCGTGCCGCCTGTGAGGAAGGGGTGGCACGCCGGCCCATCACGGACTGGGATGGGTACCGAAACTCTCTCCTCCGCCGGGTAGCGCGGTATTGGGACACATGAGGGATGATATATAACATACATCAAATATTCAAAAAAAGTGTTCAAATGCTCTATTGATTGCCTCGAGTGTTTCTTCATGAAGAATCGAATATGTGTCATAATGTCTCATAGGGACATCTTTCGAGAAATTTTTCTTGACGAGAGTCTTGTATGGGGCTAAAATTATAGATACGAAAATTATCTTTCAGGAGGGCCCCATGGCGCACATTGACCGGCCGTGGAAGGCGTATCCTCCCCGGAGAGACAACCTCCTCCTCATCCTCCACGACATCCAGGATCATAACCCCCGCAACTACCTTCCCGACGATGAGGTGGAGGAGGTGGCCCGGTACCTGGATATCCCGGTCTCCGAGCTCGACGGCATCATCTCGTTCTACTCCATGTTCTCCCGGAGACCCCGGGGGCGATACGTCATCCGTATGTGCGACTCGCTGGCCTGCAGGCTGGCCGGATCGCTCGACCTCTACTTCGCCCTTCAGGAAGGGCTGGGTATCAAGAGAGGCCAGACCACGCCCGACGGCCTCTTCACCGTGGAGCTCGTCAACTGCCTGGGGTGCTGCGACAAGGGCCCCTCGCTCATGGTGAACGACGAGCTCCATACCCGCATGACCCGGGAGAAGCTCGACCTTCTCATCGAGGAACTCGCGAGACGGGAGGGGGTGGCCTATGAACCACGCACGGTTCATTCTTGAGTTCGCGGTCGACAGGGACGCCTTCGACATGGAGGCCTACATCTCCAGGGGAGGGTTCATGGGGTTGCGTCAGGCCCTCGCCCGGCCCCCTGCAAAGGTGATCGCCGAGGTGAAGTCCTCGGGCCTCCGGGGAAGGGGTGGAGCAGGATTCCCCACCGGGGTGAAGTGGGAGAGCGTGCAGCGCCACAAGGAGCCCTACGTGGTGGCCAACGCCGACGAGGGTGAGCCCGGAACCTTCAAGGACCGGTACATCATGGAGCACGCGCCTTACCTCCTCATCGAGGGGATGACCATCGCGGGGTATGCGGTGGGGGCCAGGCGCGGGTTCATCTACATACGTGGCGAGTATCCTGCCATCGCCAAGGGGCTCATCAAGGCGGTGGAAGATGCTCGGAAACACCACTTCCTGGGTGAGAAGATCCTGGGGACCGACTATTCCTTCGATATCTCCCTCAGGATGGGGGGCGGCTCCTATGTGGTGGGGGACGAGACCGCACTCCTCAACTCCCTCATGGGGAACCGAGGCTACCCCATGATGAAGCCTCCCTATCCCACCGAGGAGGGCCTGTGGGGCCACCCCACCCTGGTGAACAATGTGGAGACCCTCGCCTATGTGCCTGCGGTCTTCACCAAGGGAGCCTCCTGGTTCACGCAGATAGGGCCTGAGCACTCACCCGGGCTCAAGCTCTTCTGCGTGAGCGGTGACGTCCACGCTCCGGGCCTCTACGAGTTGCCCATGGGGGTGCCGCTTCACGAGCTCCTCGAGGCCGCTGGAGGGGTGAAGGGGAGGCTCAAGGCGGTGCAGATCGGGGGTACCGCTGGCCCAGTGTATGACGATCGGGCGCTCTCGTTCCCCCTCGACTACGATTCACTCAGGGCCGAGGGAGGGGCCCTCGGCTCGGGTGCCGTGGTGGTGATGAATCACACCCGCAATATGGCCGAGTTCCTCGAGGTGACCACCCGTTTCTTCTCAGAGGAGTCCTGCGGCCAGTGTTTCCCCTGCAGGTACGGCACGCGCCAGCTCGAGTTCATGGCGCGCAATATCATGATGGGAAAGGGCAAGGAGGAGTACCTGGACGAGATGCGCGAGATCGTCACCACCATGAGCGTGGCCTCGTTCTGTCCGTTCGGGAAGTCGGTGGCCCTTCCTGTGGGGAACGTGCTGG from Spirochaeta thermophila DSM 6192 includes these protein-coding regions:
- a CDS encoding FadR/GntR family transcriptional regulator; this encodes MYRRVNAKTHLSREIADHIKDLIRRKKLNPGEKLPNEIELAQLFGVSRPTIREAIKTLVSQNIIEIVRGKGTYVSRTPGLQEDPLGLEFLMDENLQLALIEVRLIVEPPVAKLAAERRTPEDIARIEEILARMEQEIRDGQIGLVPEMEFHRSLAEATRNPVIMRLVPLITDAIRKIYGEAPRTLEEHREALEEHRDILSHIREGHGEKAGQAMKHHLEKSYRRTQRKQWAKTIPHSFPSREETQ
- a CDS encoding metal ABC transporter substrate-binding protein, which encodes MSRRLAGLLLIGMLALAGCGRGQDERADASSSVRVAVSLFPYYDLARRVGGDAVKVHLLLPWGASPHGYEPTPRDIQVVQSAQYVIYTSEELEPWMERLTRALPEKVEVLTLEDVAGGGLHPVEEEHGGEHDHEASEVHHHAPHLWLDPLALEGLARAYAEELLRAMPDREEEIRSRLSAYLEGLEVLDRRMRELVDAAPRRTVVFAGHRMLDAWAARYGVQVVYPFESASPSAEVLPRQVREVLGHVLEEEGAPGVLYEAVSEVRLGGFLEAEGIAVYPFYGLHTLPKEMAEEGYGYVEVWEMNLDSLRKVLYGAAD
- a CDS encoding metal ABC transporter ATP-binding protein encodes the protein MAPLIEVRGLAAGYGTQEVLTDVSFSVEEGEFLVILGPNGSGKTTLVRTLLGFVRPMGGDVRFATKGLRIGYVPQDVDTRAQFPATVEEVVCSGLYTRRLPRPEARRRVEEVLGLLGIRDLRRKRLDALSGGQRQRTLLARALVADPDLLVLDEPTGALDPRTRECFYLTLSEIKGRHPVTVIMVTHDVTGVLPYVQKVLLLDRRVQFFGTPEEFANQAAQHYFSHGEVACD
- a CDS encoding metal ABC transporter permease, which translates into the protein MIELLSLGFVQRAFLTGLALSLPASLLGMFLILRRFSMVGDGLAHVSFATVALGLLVGTQPFILSLPLVVAASLLLLFLVERRGAYGDAAVGMISGAAVALGVVLASVAGGFNVDLFAYLFGSILTVTWDEVWMSLLWAAVVVAGVVVWYRPLFMVTYDPEFAQVQGLPVRRYERILMVATAVTVVLGIRLVGVLLISSLIVFPASCAFLLRKGFAATLTVTALVGVGGVFLGMTASLAWNLPTGPAIVLAYALVFLLLALIPLLSRAVRGRS
- a CDS encoding malic enzyme-like NAD(P)-binding protein — encoded protein: MSLRERALAYHRHPVPGKLAVRPTKPCETAEELSLAYTPGVAEPVREIARRPEAVYDYTAKGNLVAVISNGTAILGLGNLGALASKPVMEGKAVLFKRFADIDVFDIEVDTTDPDEFIRTVKLISPTFGGINLEDIRAPECFSIERRLIEECDIPVFHDDQHGTAIIATAGLLNACELAGKRLEEVRVVFNGAGAAGISCARMFIAAGVKKEHIVMCDRKGVIHTGRDDLSPEKAEFAAETPFRTLEEVLRDADVFVGLSVGGVLSQGMVRSMAKSPIIFAMANPDPEISYPEAKAVRPDLIMATGRSDFPNQINNVLGFPFIFRGALDVRATRITEGMKMAAARALAELAREPVPEEVSRAYGGERFTFGPEYIVPKPFDPRVIAYESVAVARAACEEGVARRPITDWDGYRNSLLRRVARYWDT
- the nuoE gene encoding NADH-quinone oxidoreductase subunit NuoE, with translation MAHIDRPWKAYPPRRDNLLLILHDIQDHNPRNYLPDDEVEEVARYLDIPVSELDGIISFYSMFSRRPRGRYVIRMCDSLACRLAGSLDLYFALQEGLGIKRGQTTPDGLFTVELVNCLGCCDKGPSLMVNDELHTRMTREKLDLLIEELARREGVAYEPRTVHS
- a CDS encoding complex I 51 kDa subunit family protein gives rise to the protein MNHARFILEFAVDRDAFDMEAYISRGGFMGLRQALARPPAKVIAEVKSSGLRGRGGAGFPTGVKWESVQRHKEPYVVANADEGEPGTFKDRYIMEHAPYLLIEGMTIAGYAVGARRGFIYIRGEYPAIAKGLIKAVEDARKHHFLGEKILGTDYSFDISLRMGGGSYVVGDETALLNSLMGNRGYPMMKPPYPTEEGLWGHPTLVNNVETLAYVPAVFTKGASWFTQIGPEHSPGLKLFCVSGDVHAPGLYELPMGVPLHELLEAAGGVKGRLKAVQIGGTAGPVYDDRALSFPLDYDSLRAEGGALGSGAVVVMNHTRNMAEFLEVTTRFFSEESCGQCFPCRYGTRQLEFMARNIMMGKGKEEYLDEMREIVTTMSVASFCPFGKSVALPVGNVLDLFGDEIRTFIAHQRYVKEAG